A window from Calliopsis andreniformis isolate RMS-2024a chromosome 5, iyCalAndr_principal, whole genome shotgun sequence encodes these proteins:
- the LOC143179263 gene encoding uncharacterized protein LOC143179263 isoform X3 yields the protein MKQITIMERKSMKSIQWILQPQSLFSLILIQFLIQFLTSIYLYNYVSHMETDICVMQNRNNLEIEKLTRQKRSSAVPVTEDNKVSDASRVWEEKDMLKESKKVTLPPVAMSGVASSPITPIGHDWVWLNADTRVQVDAIENFCRSSMKYCPPGLPGAPGMIGPKGPPGPPGPRGQKGDIGPTGFDGRDGIPGEPGLDGIPGRSGLDGLPGINGKPGINGSPGRPGRNGTDGRPGQMGPQGPPGPRGDMGPPGRPGVAGQDGRPGITAWKVNLNNNNVNDLLIPPSILDDKMLPTMGNSTELISVYEGTNIRLICIASGKPPPTIEWFRSDGSVIPVGSWQVTSVIGHTFNITVVNREHMGEYTCVANNGIPPQAYKRFRLQVKFPPFIRIRNQMIHVRSQSTAILECEVEAFPEPIVHWERGDGRRLKMSDKYRLEVYDKKDMYKLKMRLKITRITSTDHGTYHCVVKNDIDTTKGTFIVDDDIKNMERLKIAKQQHVTYGDPAPQHVDLEELCAPHETCAACPVLRCTFTDVAEYLNVQPLRNVNFTGLPPRLADGVIEALGKPVLKGTMDDHYGSWMHDAYLKSDGVSDKLWVTRKSNTSIIFEYESKDHFKNASFKPIPLPHPFQGNGHVVYNKSFFYNPINRSSIYRFNLHSFPHQPCDKEYPRCELHLPGLLVNTKNYLYTPNHNFNYVDFNVDENGLWVIYGLSSNNTVVLKMDANSMNIQYAWNISIDNHKFGEMFIAGGVLYAVHSVTEETMKIRSFILGIKATN from the exons ATGAAACAGATAACAATCATGGAAAGGAAATCTATGAAATCAATACAGTGGATATTGCAACCACAGAGTCTTTTTTCTTTAATCTTAATTCAATTTTTGATACAATTTTTAACATCTATTTATCTATATAATTATGTGTCACATATGGAGACAGACATTTGTGTTATGCAAAATCGAAATAATTTAGAAATAGAGAAACTGACACGGCAGAAACGAAGTAGTGCTGTACCTGTAACAGAAGATAATAAAGTCTCTGATGCTTCTAGG GTTTGGGAGGAAAAGGATATGTTAAAAGAATCGAAAAAAGTAACTTTGCCACCTGTAGCTATGTCAGGTGTAGCATCTTCTCCAATCACTCCTATAGGACATGATTGGGTATGGTTAAATGCAGACACTCGTGTGCAA GTTGATGCAATTGAAAATTTTTGTCGATCTTCAATGAAATATTGCCCACCAGGATTGCCAGGAGCACCAGGAATGATTGGTCCAAAAGGACCACCAGGTCCTCCTGGGCCTCGAGGACAAAAGGGTGATATAGGACCAACTGGTTTTGATGGAAGAGATGGAATACCAGGTGAACCTGGTCTAGATGGTATCCCTGGACGTAGTGGATTAGATGGATTACCTGGAATAAATGGCAAACCAGGGATAAATGGATCTCCTGGTCGACCTGGACGAAATGGCACAGATG GAAGGCCAGGTCAAATGGGACCACAAGGACCACCTGGACCTCGCG GAGATATGGGTCCTCCTGGTAGACCAGGGGTAGCAGGACAAGATGGCAGGCCAGGGATAACAGCCTGGAAGGTGAACTTGAATAACAACAATGTAAATGATCTATTGATTCCTCCTTCCATTTTAG ATGATAAAATGTTACCAACAATGGGAAATTCTACTGAATTAATTTCTGTTTATGAGGGAACAAATATACGATTGATTTGTATCGCAAGCGGAAAACCTCCTCCTACAATTGAATGGTTTAGAAGTGATGGCAGTGTGATCCCTGTAGGATCTTGGCAAG TTACTTCTGTCATTGGACATACATTTAACATCACTGTAGTGAATAGAGAACACATGGGAGAATATACTTGTGTTGCTAACAATGGAATTCCTCCTCAGGCATATAAGAGATTCAGACTTCAAGTTAAAT TCCCACCTTTTATTCGAATCCGCAATCAAATGATTCATGTACGCAGTCAAAGTACTGCAATACTAGAATGTGAAGTTGAAGCATTTCCCGAACCGATTGTTCATTGGGAACGCGGCGATGGTCGTCGTCTCAAAATGTCTGATAAATATAGACTAGAAGTTTATGATAAAAAAGACATGTATAAA CTTAAAATGCGCTTAAAAATTACGAGAATAACTTCGACAGATCACGGTACCTATCATTGTGTCGTTAAAAACGATATTGATACCACTAAGGGCACATTTATTGTCGATG ATGACATAAAAAATATGGAAAGATTAAAGATTGCAAAGCAACAACATGTTACGTATGGAGACCCTGCTCCACAACACGTTGACTTAGAAGAACTTTGCGCACCGCATGAAACTTGCGCGGCCTGTCCCGTATTAAGGTGTACTTTTACAGATGTCGCCGAATATTTAAACGTTCAGCCACTTAGAAACGTTAATTTTACTGGACTTCCTCCTCGATTAGCAG ATGGTGTAATAGAAGCATTAGGGAAACCTGTTTTGAAAGGTACGATGGATGATCATTATGGTAGTTGGATGCATGATGCATACTTGAAATCAGACGGCGTTTCCGATAAACTTTGGGTTACTAGAAAAAGTAACACTTCCATCATTTTCGAGTACGAATCAAAAGATCATTTTAAAAATGCCAGTTTCAAACCCATTCCATTGCCTCATCCATTTCAG GGAAACGGACATGTAGTATATAATAAATCTTTCTTTTACAATCCTATAAATCGATCGTCCATTTAtcgcttcaatcttcattcctttccTCATCAACCATGTGATAAGGAGTATCCAAGATGCGAATTACATCTTCCAGGATTATTGGTGAACACAAAAAATTATCTCTATACACCAAATCATAATTTTAATTACGTTGATTTTAACGTTGATGAAAACG GGTTGTGGGTAATATATGGATTATCATCAAATAATACAGTAGTACTAAAAATGGACGCAAATAGTATGAATATCCAGTATGCATGGAATATTAGTATTGACAATCATAAATTTGGAGAAATGTTTATTGCTGGAGGAGTACTTTATGCTGTTCATAGTGTTACTGAAGAAACAATGAAAATAAG gaGCTTTATACTTGGAATAAAGGCAACCAATTAG